From the Paenibacillus sp. R14(2021) genome, the window AACAGTTACGGCGTATTCTACAATAAGAAAATGTTCGCGGACGCCGGCTTGAGCGAGCCGAAGGCGGGCTGGACATACGAAGAAATGATGACGGACGCGCAGAAGCTGGCTAAGAAAGGCGAGATGTTCGGCCTCTACATGCAGGCCACGAACGATCCGTTCGGTATGTCAAACTACGCGGCTTCCGCAGGCGATACGCCATTCGCGGATTCCATCACGAACGCGACTAAAGTGACGGTCAGCCCGAAATTCGAGGAAGCGGTAAACCTGTACCGGGACGGTGTGGCTGCCGGCAGCATCGCGCCATTCAGCCAAGTGGTCGACAATTACGCGAACCTGTTCAAGGAAGGCAAAGTGCCGATGCTTCAAGCGGGACAATGGTATGCGGATGATTTCATTCGCAACGCCAAGGATTTGCAGTGGGGATATGCGCCGAGCCCTATCGTCGAGAAGTCCGTCGCGACATATGATGCGATCGGATTCGCGAGTCCGGCCAAAGTTAAGAATCCGGAAGCGGTCTATAAGCTGATCAAGTTCGTCGCAACGGAAATGTACGAGCAGGTGCTGCCGCAATTCCCAGTTGCGCCGCCGACCTATCAGCCATCCGCGAAGCCTTACTACGACAAGCTGAAGGAAGCGGGTCATCCGGAGATGGCCGATGCGATCGACTATATGCTGAAGGCCGAAATCAAGACGCCGGTACGATTCATGGAGCCTTGGTCCGCTAAAGCACAGAAATTCATCGACAACACGTTCAAGAAAGTCATCGACGGCAAATCGCCGGTCGAAGATCTGAAGAAAATGGAAACGAATATTAACGCTGTTATCGCTGCGCCGTAATATCAAGTAGGGATCTCCCAAGCAGAACCGCTCATCTGGCGGTGCCGCTCGGGCAGATCCCTTTTTTTATCGGATGCCCGACCGGCTCGTCCAACGAGTAGAAGTGACAGATTTGACACTTGCATTCCTTTGCGCTATATATGTTGTATGTACAAAATAAGAATGGAGGAGGGATAGCCAATGGATGATTCATTCGATCATTCGGTTGCTCCTGTCGATCGCTCAATAGATGATGATTTCCTCCGCACGTGTTTGTTTTTTAATGCTAACCGGCTGAGCCGCATCGTTACGAAGTTGGCCGA encodes:
- a CDS encoding ABC transporter substrate-binding protein codes for the protein MKQTTKKWSALLLTVVCTAGVLAGCGSNSDNANTGGNAGTNAGTGNGNAGGDKEVKLTMMTWEGKEMTAAIQEAVKKFESDNPGIKVEVLPTPLSDYTTKINSLISIDQAPDVFMSGNDTELISGKNGQLYDWTGKMDEDKNFFDNFYPGIIPNWLVDGKLYGIPGLMNSYGVFYNKKMFADAGLSEPKAGWTYEEMMTDAQKLAKKGEMFGLYMQATNDPFGMSNYAASAGDTPFADSITNATKVTVSPKFEEAVNLYRDGVAAGSIAPFSQVVDNYANLFKEGKVPMLQAGQWYADDFIRNAKDLQWGYAPSPIVEKSVATYDAIGFASPAKVKNPEAVYKLIKFVATEMYEQVLPQFPVAPPTYQPSAKPYYDKLKEAGHPEMADAIDYMLKAEIKTPVRFMEPWSAKAQKFIDNTFKKVIDGKSPVEDLKKMETNINAVIAAP